From a region of the Streptomyces sp. B21-083 genome:
- a CDS encoding SapB/AmfS family lanthipeptide, whose amino-acid sequence MALLDLQTMESDETANTGGNSTLSLLSCVSAASVTLCL is encoded by the coding sequence ATGGCACTGCTCGACCTTCAGACGATGGAGTCCGACGAGACCGCCAACACCGGCGGCAACAGCACGCTGAGCCTGCTGTCCTGCGTGAGCGCGGCCAGCGTCACCCTCTGTCTCTGA
- a CDS encoding ABC transporter ATP-binding protein, which translates to MTTDSPDRPAPAEDTASPLRATVRRTRASCAVLFLVATVSTGLSLALPLTLGRALDVTLAHPDGTGALRWVLWCAVLVLLLAVLDAVETVLSGTTNARATAWLRHRLTGHLLAVGPRAGERFGSGELVARLVGNAAQAGTAPAALAALLAALAGPVGAVVALGLLDPWLAAVFLAGAPLLALLLRAFTQDSSRCVAAYQDAQGRIASGLTEAIGGARTIAACGTADREVARVLRPLPELTRAGHRMWHVQGRAAARAVALAPLLQLGVVAVAGVLLVRGRLTVGEMLAASRYAVLAAGVGVLVGQLSGLVRARASARRLGEVLAEPVTAYGSRRLPPGRGRLELRGVTARRGGRTLLDGVDLVVPGGGTLAVVGRSGAGKSLLAALAGRLADPDDGTVLLDGVPLPELDHDELRRAIGYAFERPALLGDTVADTIGFGVRTAPPDRIRAGAVAARADTFVRRLPDGYATPCRAAPLSGGERQRLGLARVLARDSRLLILDDALSSLDTVTEHQVVDALLHHSPGGTRVIVAHRVSSAARADTVAWLDGGRVRAVGTHARLWRERGYREVFADAEE; encoded by the coding sequence ATGACGACCGACTCCCCCGACCGGCCGGCCCCGGCCGAGGACACCGCCTCGCCGCTGCGCGCGACAGTGCGCCGCACCCGGGCGAGCTGCGCGGTCCTGTTCCTGGTGGCCACGGTCTCGACGGGGCTCAGCCTGGCCCTGCCCCTGACTTTGGGACGGGCCCTCGACGTGACTCTGGCGCACCCGGACGGCACCGGCGCCCTGCGCTGGGTCCTGTGGTGCGCCGTTCTGGTCCTGCTGCTCGCCGTCCTCGACGCCGTCGAGACCGTGCTGAGCGGCACCACCAACGCCCGCGCCACGGCGTGGCTGCGACACCGGCTGACCGGGCACCTGCTCGCCGTGGGGCCACGGGCCGGGGAACGGTTCGGGTCCGGCGAACTGGTGGCCCGGCTGGTCGGCAACGCCGCTCAGGCCGGGACCGCGCCCGCCGCCCTCGCCGCGCTGCTGGCCGCGCTCGCCGGACCGGTCGGAGCGGTGGTGGCGCTCGGTCTGCTCGACCCGTGGCTGGCCGCGGTGTTCCTGGCCGGGGCTCCGCTGCTGGCTCTCCTGCTGCGGGCCTTCACCCAGGACTCCTCACGGTGTGTGGCCGCCTACCAGGACGCCCAGGGGCGGATCGCGAGCGGACTCACGGAGGCGATCGGCGGAGCCCGCACCATCGCCGCGTGCGGGACGGCGGACCGGGAGGTGGCCCGGGTCCTGCGGCCACTGCCCGAACTCACCCGCGCGGGCCACCGGATGTGGCACGTCCAGGGACGCGCGGCGGCCCGGGCGGTCGCCCTGGCCCCCTTGCTGCAACTGGGGGTCGTGGCCGTCGCCGGTGTCCTGCTCGTCCGCGGCCGGCTGACGGTGGGCGAGATGCTCGCCGCCTCGCGGTACGCCGTCCTGGCGGCCGGGGTCGGAGTCCTGGTCGGCCAGTTGTCGGGCCTGGTCCGGGCCCGGGCGTCGGCCCGGCGCCTCGGCGAGGTGCTGGCCGAGCCGGTGACGGCGTACGGGAGCCGTCGGCTGCCGCCGGGGCGGGGCCGGCTGGAGCTTCGCGGGGTCACCGCCCGGCGGGGCGGGCGGACGCTCCTGGACGGCGTCGACCTGGTCGTGCCCGGCGGCGGCACTCTCGCCGTGGTGGGCCGCTCCGGCGCGGGCAAGTCCCTCCTCGCGGCGCTCGCCGGGCGGCTGGCCGATCCCGACGACGGAACGGTGCTCCTGGACGGCGTGCCGCTGCCCGAACTGGACCACGACGAACTGCGCCGCGCGATCGGCTACGCCTTCGAGCGCCCCGCCCTGCTCGGCGACACCGTCGCGGACACGATCGGCTTCGGCGTCCGGACCGCCCCGCCCGACCGGATCAGGGCCGGCGCCGTCGCCGCCCGCGCCGACACGTTCGTACGCCGGCTGCCCGACGGCTACGCCACCCCCTGCCGGGCCGCGCCTCTCTCCGGGGGTGAGCGGCAGCGTCTGGGCCTCGCCCGGGTGCTGGCCCGCGACAGCAGGCTGCTCATCCTCGACGACGCGCTGTCCAGCCTCGACACGGTCACCGAACACCAGGTCGTCGACGCCCTGCTGCACCACTCCCCGGGCGGCACCCGGGTGATCGTCGCCCACCGGGTCTCCAGCGCGGCCCGCGCGGACACGGTGGCCTGGCTGGACGGAGGGCGGGTGCGGGCGGTGGGAACGCACGCGCGACTGTGGCGGGAGAGGGGTTACCGGGAGGTGTTCGCGGATGCCGAGGAGTGA
- a CDS encoding ABC transporter ATP-binding protein, which produces MPRSEHARAWPTGGDGLRTRGVRFLRQQRRVVARLVLWSVLETGQTFLMGYALARALDEGFLRGRADVGLGWLGVAVLAVAVGAYGTGRVYGAVAALVEPLRDRLVERVVARGVREADGGALSALTQQVEIARDTFAGVVMVSRSFVFTAAGALIGLGSLAPPLLLVVVPPLVVGVGLFAASMRPLAHRQEAFLVADERLADRFGDVCAGLRDVTAGGAEERVAADVGERVEAELRAARSLARWGVPRVASIAVGGQLPIVLLLLAAPWLLRGGVTPGALVGALAYVTQSLLPALQNLVHGMGTSGSRLAVVLRRLVPAGGAADRGSGPDARPAHSPASAPALTVSGLTFAYGPTCAPVVDGLTLSLPPGARLAVVGPSGIGKSTLVSLAAGLLEPQHGTIRLCGHPVSGSAAHAHRVVIPQEAYVFSGTFAENLGCLRPDPVPESELLAAAEAVGLAPLLARHGGPGGRVDPAALSAGERQLIALTRAWLSYACVALLDEATCHLDPAAEERAERAFASRPGTTLVVVAHRIASARRADRVLVMDGRHCAYGTHDELLERSHLYRDLVGNWSATPSTESQPALALRDTDGVDAVAGPGLAGDGRHVVAHGSVGQVEAAGDLRDGRPLRGE; this is translated from the coding sequence ATGCCGAGGAGTGAGCACGCCCGGGCGTGGCCGACCGGCGGCGACGGCCTCCGCACGCGCGGAGTGCGGTTTCTGCGGCAGCAGCGGCGTGTCGTGGCCCGGCTCGTGCTGTGGTCCGTACTGGAGACCGGGCAGACCTTCCTCATGGGTTACGCCCTCGCCCGCGCCCTCGACGAGGGGTTCCTGCGCGGTCGGGCGGACGTCGGGCTCGGCTGGCTCGGGGTCGCCGTGCTCGCGGTCGCCGTGGGGGCGTACGGCACCGGACGGGTCTACGGGGCGGTCGCCGCACTCGTCGAACCGCTGCGGGACCGGCTCGTGGAGCGGGTGGTGGCGCGCGGGGTGCGGGAGGCGGACGGCGGGGCCCTGTCCGCGCTGACCCAGCAGGTGGAGATCGCCCGGGACACCTTCGCCGGTGTGGTGATGGTGTCCCGTTCCTTCGTCTTCACGGCCGCGGGCGCGCTGATCGGGCTGGGTTCACTGGCGCCGCCGCTGCTGCTCGTGGTCGTGCCCCCACTGGTCGTCGGCGTGGGCCTCTTCGCGGCGAGCATGCGCCCCCTGGCCCACCGCCAGGAGGCCTTCCTCGTCGCCGACGAACGGCTCGCCGACCGCTTCGGCGACGTCTGCGCCGGACTGCGGGACGTGACGGCGGGCGGGGCGGAGGAGCGGGTGGCCGCCGACGTCGGCGAACGGGTCGAGGCCGAGCTGCGGGCGGCCCGCTCGCTGGCCCGCTGGGGAGTGCCGCGCGTGGCGTCGATCGCCGTCGGCGGACAGCTCCCCATCGTCCTGCTGCTGCTGGCCGCCCCCTGGCTGCTGCGCGGCGGTGTCACACCCGGCGCGCTGGTCGGCGCGCTCGCCTACGTCACCCAGTCCCTGCTGCCCGCCCTGCAGAACCTGGTCCACGGCATGGGCACCAGCGGCTCCCGGCTCGCGGTCGTCCTGCGCCGCCTGGTGCCGGCCGGCGGGGCGGCGGACAGGGGGAGCGGTCCGGACGCCCGCCCCGCCCACAGCCCCGCGAGCGCGCCCGCCCTCACCGTCTCCGGCCTCACCTTCGCCTACGGCCCCACCTGCGCGCCCGTCGTCGACGGCCTCACCCTCAGCCTGCCCCCGGGCGCGCGGCTGGCGGTCGTGGGCCCCAGCGGCATCGGCAAGTCCACCCTCGTCTCCCTGGCCGCCGGTCTCCTCGAACCCCAGCACGGCACTATCCGGCTCTGCGGGCATCCGGTGTCCGGCAGCGCCGCCCACGCCCACCGGGTCGTCATCCCCCAAGAGGCGTACGTGTTCAGCGGGACGTTCGCCGAGAACCTGGGCTGTCTGCGGCCGGACCCCGTGCCCGAGTCCGAGCTGCTGGCCGCCGCCGAGGCGGTCGGGCTCGCCCCGCTCCTCGCCCGGCACGGCGGACCCGGCGGCCGGGTCGACCCGGCCGCGCTGTCGGCCGGCGAACGGCAGCTGATCGCACTGACGCGGGCCTGGCTCTCGTACGCCTGTGTGGCACTCCTCGACGAGGCCACCTGCCATCTGGACCCGGCGGCGGAGGAACGCGCCGAGCGGGCCTTCGCCTCCCGGCCCGGCACCACCCTGGTCGTGGTCGCGCACCGGATCGCCTCGGCGCGCCGCGCCGACCGTGTCCTCGTCATGGACGGCCGGCACTGCGCGTACGGGACGCACGACGAACTGCTGGAGCGCTCCCACCTCTACCGCGACCTGGTGGGCAACTGGTCGGCCACCCCGTCGACGGAGTCACAGCCAGCCCTCGCCCTGCGAGATACGGATGGCGTCGACGCGGTTGCGGGCCCCGGTCTTGCGGGTGATGGCCGCCATGTAGTTGCGCACGGTTCCGTGGGACAGGTGGAGGCTGCCGGCGATCTCCGCGACGGACGCCCCCTCCGCGGCGAGTGA
- a CDS encoding SpoIIE family protein phosphatase, whose product MMEEVRALSGAVYLLEPGGSVLEMAVMAGLPRAFAAPWERVGLGAPVPVAEAARERRFVWVGGEEEMARRYPRVAVVLPYPFALAAVPVATASTVYGAIFVTWPGSHPPELFQRERQQLGAACDRLALRLERAAAERRPLRPEADLLAISPGTPTADTLGTVEAARMVSRLPYGLCSLDLHGRVCFVNAAAPELLGVPAGALLGSQLWVSVPWLDDPVYEDRYRAALLSLHVTSFVALRPPGDWLSFRLYPSATGLSVRITRARAVAELDRAGRRPGGPSSLVTISQVLSLAGALTEAAGVEDVIQLVADEIMPAVGCQTLVMLGSGGGRMRVLGHRGYADARLVERFDGLPLTERTPGMQVLNTGVPAFFESRGELERAYPSVRELPGGTAAWAFLPLIASGRPVGTCVLGYAERHTFPADERAVLTSLGGLIAQALERALLYDAKHRVAHGLQAALLPSSLPSLPGFEAAARYLPATQGMDIGGDFYDLVCSHGRASAVIGDVQGHNVTAAGLMGQIRTAVRAYTTVGQTPQEVMSSTNRLLIDLGTELFASCLYLRLDPGTGRAVMARAGHPQPLLRYPDGQVRVLDLAGGPLLGIDASAEYPATEVELSPGCVLALYTDGLIESPGVDIDETLAALARRLAATGDGPLDELADGLVEFGAGVTDRVDDIALLLLRARTERTERTERTET is encoded by the coding sequence ATGATGGAGGAGGTCCGGGCCCTCTCGGGCGCGGTGTATCTGCTGGAGCCCGGGGGGTCGGTGCTGGAGATGGCCGTCATGGCGGGGCTGCCCCGGGCGTTCGCGGCGCCCTGGGAACGGGTCGGGCTCGGCGCGCCGGTTCCCGTCGCCGAGGCGGCGCGCGAGCGGCGGTTCGTGTGGGTGGGCGGCGAGGAGGAGATGGCCCGGCGGTATCCACGGGTCGCCGTCGTGCTGCCCTACCCCTTCGCGCTGGCCGCCGTACCGGTGGCGACCGCCTCGACGGTGTACGGGGCGATCTTCGTGACCTGGCCCGGTTCGCATCCGCCCGAGCTGTTCCAGCGGGAGCGGCAGCAGCTCGGCGCGGCCTGCGACCGGCTGGCGCTGCGTCTGGAGCGGGCCGCCGCCGAACGCCGTCCGCTGCGGCCCGAGGCGGATCTGCTGGCCATCTCGCCCGGGACGCCGACCGCCGACACCCTCGGCACGGTCGAGGCGGCGCGGATGGTGTCACGGCTGCCGTACGGACTGTGCTCCCTCGATCTGCACGGGCGGGTCTGCTTCGTCAACGCGGCGGCCCCGGAGCTGCTGGGGGTCCCGGCGGGAGCGCTGCTGGGATCCCAACTGTGGGTGTCGGTGCCCTGGCTCGATGATCCGGTGTACGAGGACCGCTACCGCGCCGCGCTGCTCAGCCTGCACGTCACCTCGTTCGTGGCGCTGCGACCGCCGGGCGACTGGCTGTCGTTCCGGCTGTATCCGAGCGCGACCGGGCTGAGTGTGAGGATCACCCGGGCGCGGGCGGTGGCCGAACTGGACCGGGCGGGGCGCAGGCCGGGCGGACCGTCCAGTCTGGTCACGATCTCGCAGGTGCTGTCCCTGGCGGGGGCCCTCACGGAGGCGGCGGGTGTCGAGGACGTCATCCAGCTGGTCGCGGACGAGATCATGCCGGCGGTGGGCTGCCAGACCCTGGTGATGCTGGGCTCAGGGGGCGGGCGTATGCGCGTGCTGGGGCATCGCGGGTACGCCGACGCGCGGCTGGTGGAGCGGTTCGACGGGCTGCCGCTGACCGAGCGGACCCCGGGGATGCAGGTTCTCAACACGGGTGTGCCCGCCTTCTTCGAGTCGAGGGGCGAGTTGGAGCGGGCGTATCCGTCGGTGCGGGAGTTGCCCGGTGGGACGGCGGCCTGGGCGTTTCTCCCGCTCATCGCGTCCGGACGTCCGGTGGGCACCTGTGTGCTGGGCTACGCGGAACGGCACACGTTCCCCGCCGACGAGCGCGCCGTCCTGACCAGTCTCGGCGGCCTGATCGCCCAGGCTCTGGAGCGGGCCCTGCTGTACGACGCCAAGCACCGGGTCGCGCACGGCCTCCAGGCCGCCCTCCTGCCGAGTTCCCTGCCGTCGCTGCCCGGCTTCGAGGCCGCCGCGCGCTATCTGCCCGCCACCCAAGGCATGGACATCGGCGGTGACTTCTACGACCTGGTGTGCTCACACGGGCGGGCGTCGGCGGTGATCGGGGACGTCCAGGGGCACAACGTGACGGCGGCCGGCCTGATGGGGCAGATCCGTACGGCCGTACGGGCGTACACGACTGTCGGTCAAACGCCGCAGGAGGTGATGAGCAGCACCAACCGGCTGCTGATCGACCTCGGCACCGAGCTGTTCGCGAGCTGTCTGTATCTGCGGCTCGATCCGGGGACGGGCCGGGCCGTGATGGCTCGTGCGGGGCATCCGCAGCCGTTGCTGCGGTACCCGGACGGGCAGGTGCGGGTGCTCGACCTGGCCGGGGGTCCCCTGCTGGGGATCGACGCCTCGGCCGAGTACCCGGCGACCGAGGTCGAGCTGTCGCCGGGCTGCGTCCTCGCCCTGTACACCGACGGGCTGATCGAGTCGCCGGGCGTCGACATCGACGAGACGCTGGCCGCCCTCGCCCGGCGGCTCGCGGCGACCGGTGACGGGCCACTGGACGAACTGGCCGACGGGCTGGTCGAGTTCGGCGCGGGGGTGACGGACCGGGTGGACGACATCGCGCTGCTTCTGCTGCGGGCGCGGACGGAGCGGACGGAGCGGACGGAGCGGACGGAGACTTGA